In Staphylococcus saccharolyticus, one genomic interval encodes:
- the secG gene encoding preprotein translocase subunit SecG — translation MHTLIIVLLIIDCIALVTVVLLQEGKSIGLSGAISGGAEQLFGKLKQRGVDLFLHRLTIFLAVIFFVLMFCISYLGM, via the coding sequence ATGCATACATTAATCATCGTTTTATTAATTATAGATTGTATTGCATTAGTGACTGTTGTATTACTCCAAGAAGGTAAAAGTATTGGACTTTCAGGTGCTATAAGTGGTGGCGCAGAACAGTTATTTGGTAAACTAAAACAACGTGGCGTCGATTTATTCTTGCATAGATTAACAATTTTTCTAGCTGTTATTTTCTTTGTACTTATGTTTTGCATAAGTTACTTAGGTATGTAG
- a CDS encoding alpha/beta hydrolase has protein sequence MQIKLPKPFFFEEGQRAVLLLHGFTGNSADVRQLGRYLQKKGYTSYAPQYEGHAAPPEEILKSSPFVWFKDVLNGYDYLVDQGYEEIAVAGLSLGGAFALELSLNRDVKGIITMCAPMENKTEGSIYEGFLEYARNFKKYEGKNQQTIDQEMEQFHPTETLKELSDTLKGGKEHVDEVIDPILVVQAGQDTIIDPQSANYIYNHVDSDKKDIKWYQNSGHVITIDKEKEKVFEDVYQFLESLEWTE, from the coding sequence ATGCAAATTAAACTACCAAAACCATTCTTTTTTGAAGAAGGTCAACGCGCAGTATTATTACTTCACGGCTTTACTGGTAATTCTGCTGATGTAAGACAACTCGGACGTTACCTTCAAAAAAAGGGCTATACATCTTATGCTCCACAATATGAGGGACATGCAGCACCACCAGAAGAAATATTAAAATCCAGCCCTTTTGTTTGGTTTAAAGATGTTTTAAATGGTTATGATTATTTAGTAGACCAAGGGTACGAAGAAATAGCAGTAGCTGGATTATCATTAGGTGGCGCCTTTGCATTAGAACTAAGTTTAAATCGAGATGTGAAGGGGATTATAACTATGTGTGCACCTATGGAGAATAAAACAGAAGGTTCTATTTATGAAGGATTTCTTGAATATGCACGTAACTTTAAAAAGTATGAAGGTAAAAATCAACAAACCATTGACCAAGAAATGGAACAATTTCATCCAACTGAAACCCTGAAAGAACTGAGTGACACACTAAAAGGGGGCAAAGAACATGTCGATGAAGTGATTGACCCAATACTTGTCGTACAAGCAGGACAAGATACAATAATTGATCCTCAATCCGCAAATTATATATATAATCATGTCGATTCTGATAAAAAAGATATCAAATGGTATCAAAATTCAGGTCATGTGATTACCATTGATAAAGAAAAAGAGAAAGTCTTTGAAGATGTATATCAGTTTTTAGAATCATTGGAATGGACAGAGTAA
- the rnr gene encoding ribonuclease R — MILKQSIEEMIKQPDYEPMSVSDFQDALGLNSADSFRDLIKILVELEQSGLIERTRTDRYQRKQSNKTNSKLIKGTLSQNKKGFAFLRPEDDEMEDIFIPPTKINRALDGDTVIVEIQKSRGEHKSKIEGEVKSIEKHSVTQVVGTYSEAKHFGFVLPDDKRIMQDIFIPKGQNLGAVDGHKVLVQITKYADSNDNPEGHVSAILGHKNDPGVDILSIIYQHGIEIEFPDEVLKEAEEVPDVIEPFEIKGRRDLRDDLTITIDGPDAKDLDDAIAVKKLKNGNTELTVSIADVSYYVKEDSALDKEAYDRATSVYLVDRVIPMIPHRLSNGICSLNPEVDRLTLSCRMEISARGEVINHEIFDSVIHSNYRMTYDAVNKIITDQDPETRSQYKDLTPMLDLAQDLSNRLIQMRKRRGEIDFDINEAKVLVNDEGIPTEVLMRERGEGERLIESFMLAANETVAEYFNKLEVPFIYRVHEQPKSDRLRQFFDFITNFGIMIKGTGEDIHPTTLQNIQEEVEGRPEQIVISTMMLRSMQQAHYDDVNLGHFGLSAEYYTHFTSPIRRYPDLTVHRLIRKYLIDHSMDKKELRHWEDTLPELAEHTSQRERRAIEAERDTDELKKAEYMIQHIGDEFEGVISSVANFGMFVELPDTIEGMVHIANMTDDYYHFDERQMALIGERQAKVFRIGDEIKVKVTHVDVDERMIDFQIVGMPLPKNTQSQHPARGKTIQAKTRGKSLDNSKNDVNSKNSKGKKKKRKQRKGKNARKKDKQGNTHHKPFYKSKSVIKKSRRKKK, encoded by the coding sequence ATGATTTTAAAGCAATCCATCGAAGAAATGATTAAACAACCTGACTATGAACCCATGTCAGTATCTGACTTTCAAGATGCGTTAGGTTTAAATAGTGCCGACTCATTTAGAGATTTAATTAAAATACTCGTTGAATTAGAACAGTCTGGTTTAATTGAACGTACGAGAACAGACAGATATCAACGTAAACAATCTAACAAAACAAATTCAAAACTAATCAAAGGAACGTTAAGTCAAAATAAAAAAGGCTTTGCTTTTTTAAGACCTGAAGATGACGAGATGGAGGATATTTTTATTCCACCAACTAAAATCAATAGAGCATTAGATGGAGATACCGTCATCGTAGAAATTCAAAAATCTCGTGGAGAACATAAAAGTAAAATTGAAGGTGAAGTAAAATCTATTGAAAAGCATTCAGTTACGCAAGTTGTTGGAACGTATAGCGAAGCAAAGCATTTTGGTTTCGTATTACCGGATGACAAACGTATTATGCAAGATATCTTTATTCCTAAAGGGCAAAACTTAGGCGCGGTGGATGGACATAAAGTGCTTGTTCAAATCACTAAATATGCGGATAGCAACGATAATCCAGAAGGACATGTTTCAGCAATCTTAGGACATAAAAATGATCCTGGCGTAGATATACTGTCTATTATTTATCAACATGGGATAGAAATCGAGTTTCCTGATGAAGTGTTAAAAGAAGCTGAAGAAGTACCAGATGTGATAGAACCATTTGAAATTAAAGGTCGTCGAGATTTAAGAGATGACTTGACGATTACAATCGATGGTCCAGATGCTAAAGATTTAGATGATGCCATCGCTGTAAAAAAATTGAAAAATGGCAACACCGAGCTTACAGTAAGTATTGCCGACGTAAGTTATTATGTTAAAGAAGATTCAGCTTTAGACAAAGAAGCGTACGACCGTGCGACAAGTGTGTATCTCGTGGATAGAGTGATTCCAATGATTCCACACCGTTTAAGTAATGGAATATGTTCATTAAATCCTGAAGTGGATCGTCTCACATTAAGTTGTCGTATGGAAATCAGTGCGCGTGGTGAAGTAATTAATCATGAGATTTTTGATAGTGTGATACATTCTAACTATAGAATGACATACGACGCAGTTAACAAAATCATCACTGATCAAGATCCTGAAACGCGTTCACAATACAAAGATTTAACACCTATGTTAGATTTAGCGCAAGATTTATCTAATAGATTGATTCAAATGCGCAAACGTCGTGGGGAAATTGATTTTGATATTAATGAAGCGAAAGTACTTGTGAATGACGAAGGTATTCCAACAGAAGTGCTAATGAGAGAACGAGGTGAAGGGGAACGCTTAATCGAATCGTTCATGTTAGCAGCCAACGAAACAGTAGCTGAATACTTCAATAAATTAGAAGTACCATTTATTTATCGTGTTCACGAACAACCAAAATCTGACCGATTAAGACAGTTCTTCGACTTTATTACCAATTTCGGTATTATGATTAAAGGTACAGGTGAAGATATTCATCCAACAACCTTACAAAACATTCAAGAAGAAGTCGAAGGTAGACCGGAACAAATAGTCATTTCAACGATGATGTTGCGTTCAATGCAACAAGCACATTATGATGATGTTAATTTAGGGCACTTCGGTTTATCTGCTGAGTACTATACTCACTTTACATCTCCTATACGTCGTTATCCTGACTTAACAGTGCATCGATTGATTCGCAAATATTTAATTGACCATTCTATGGATAAAAAGGAATTAAGACATTGGGAAGATACGCTGCCAGAACTTGCTGAACATACGTCACAACGGGAACGTCGTGCGATTGAAGCTGAACGTGATACTGATGAGTTGAAAAAAGCTGAGTATATGATTCAACATATTGGTGATGAATTTGAAGGTGTCATTAGTTCAGTTGCTAATTTCGGTATGTTTGTAGAATTACCTGATACCATTGAAGGTATGGTTCATATTGCGAATATGACAGATGATTATTATCATTTTGACGAACGTCAAATGGCATTGATTGGCGAACGTCAAGCTAAGGTATTTCGCATTGGTGATGAAATAAAGGTCAAAGTGACTCATGTTGATGTGGATGAACGTATGATTGACTTCCAAATTGTAGGTATGCCGTTACCTAAAAATACGCAATCACAACATCCTGCTCGTGGTAAGACGATTCAGGCTAAGACACGCGGTAAGTCATTAGATAATTCTAAAAATGATGTTAATAGTAAAAATAGTAAAGGTAAGAAGAAAAAGCGCAAGCAACGTAAAGGTAAAAACGCGCGCAAAAAAGATAAACAAGGTAATACGCATCATAAACCATTTTACAAGAGTAAAAGCGTGATCAAGAAATCACGTCGCAAGAAAAAATAG
- a CDS encoding phosphoglycerate kinase, translating into MTKKIVSDLDLKGKVVLERADFNVPIKDGEITNDNRIVQALPTIKYIIEQGGKLVLFSHLGKVKEESDKEGLTLKPVADNLSKQLGKKVTFVPETRGEKLESAIKNLNEGDVLLVENTRFEDLDGKKESKNDPELGKYWASLGDVFVNDAFGTAHREHASNVGISTHLETAAGYLMEKEIKFIGGVVNDPHKPVVAILGGAKVSDKINVIKNLVNIADKILIGGGMAYTFAKAQGKEIGLSLLEEDKIDFAKDLLANNSDQIVLPVDCKVAKEFLNDAKITEVSIDEIPSDQEAMDIGSKTVELFNKELQGAHTVVWNGPMGVFEFSNFAKGTIGVCESIAKLNDATTIIGGGDSAAAAISLGFKDDFTHISTGGGASLEYLEGKELPGIKAINNK; encoded by the coding sequence ATGACTAAAAAAATCGTTTCTGATTTAGATTTAAAAGGTAAAGTTGTTCTTGAACGTGCTGATTTCAACGTACCAATCAAAGATGGTGAAATCACTAACGACAACAGAATTGTTCAAGCTTTGCCAACTATTAAATATATCATCGAACAAGGTGGTAAATTAGTATTATTCTCTCATTTAGGTAAAGTTAAAGAAGAAAGTGATAAAGAAGGTCTTACACTTAAACCTGTAGCAGATAATTTATCTAAACAATTAGGTAAGAAAGTTACATTCGTTCCAGAAACTCGTGGAGAAAAACTTGAATCTGCAATTAAGAACTTAAATGAAGGTGACGTTTTACTAGTTGAAAATACACGTTTCGAAGATTTAGATGGTAAAAAAGAATCTAAAAATGATCCTGAATTAGGCAAATACTGGGCTTCATTAGGTGATGTCTTCGTTAATGACGCGTTTGGTACAGCTCACCGTGAGCATGCTTCAAACGTAGGTATTTCTACTCACTTAGAAACAGCAGCTGGTTATTTAATGGAAAAAGAAATTAAATTTATTGGTGGAGTAGTTAATGATCCTCATAAACCAGTAGTAGCTATTCTAGGTGGTGCTAAAGTTTCAGATAAAATTAATGTTATTAAAAACTTAGTAAATATCGCTGATAAAATTTTAATTGGTGGCGGTATGGCTTACACATTTGCAAAAGCACAAGGTAAAGAAATTGGTCTTTCATTATTAGAAGAAGACAAAATTGATTTCGCTAAAGATTTATTAGCAAACAATAGCGATCAAATTGTCTTACCTGTTGATTGTAAAGTTGCTAAAGAATTCTTAAATGATGCGAAAATCACTGAAGTTTCAATTGATGAAATTCCTTCAGATCAAGAAGCTATGGATATTGGATCAAAAACAGTTGAGTTATTCAATAAAGAATTACAAGGTGCTCATACAGTAGTATGGAATGGGCCTATGGGTGTATTCGAGTTTAGTAACTTTGCTAAAGGAACTATCGGTGTATGTGAATCCATCGCGAAATTAAATGATGCTACAACAATCATCGGTGGTGGTGATTCTGCAGCGGCAGCAATCTCACTAGGTTTCAAAGATGATTTCACACATATCTCAACTGGTGGCGGTGCTTCATTAGAATACTTAGAAGGTAAAGAGTTACCTGGTATTAAAGCTATCAATAATAAATAA
- the tpiA gene encoding triose-phosphate isomerase, whose protein sequence is MRTPIIAGNWKMNKTVQEAKDFVNELPTLPNPKEVESVICAPTIQLDALVTAVKDGKAQGLKIGAQNAYFEDSGAYTGETSPVALSDLGVKYVVIGHSERRDYFQETDEEVNKKAHAIFNHDMTPIICVGESDKEREAGKANEIVGNQVKKAVEGLSDEQLKQVVIAYEPIWAIGTGKSSTSEDANEMCVHVRQTLAKLSSQDVADATRIQYGGSVKPNNIKEYMAQSDIDGALVGGASLKVEDFVQLLEGAK, encoded by the coding sequence ATGAGAACACCAATTATAGCCGGAAACTGGAAAATGAATAAAACAGTTCAAGAAGCTAAAGATTTCGTAAATGAATTACCAACATTACCTAATCCTAAAGAAGTAGAATCAGTAATTTGTGCACCAACAATTCAATTAGATGCTTTAGTAACTGCTGTTAAAGACGGTAAAGCACAAGGATTAAAAATCGGTGCACAAAACGCTTACTTTGAAGATAGTGGTGCGTACACTGGTGAAACTTCACCTGTAGCATTATCTGATTTAGGTGTTAAATATGTAGTTATTGGTCACTCAGAACGTCGTGACTATTTCCAAGAAACAGACGAAGAAGTGAATAAAAAAGCTCATGCGATCTTTAATCATGACATGACACCAATCATTTGTGTAGGTGAATCAGACAAAGAACGTGAAGCTGGAAAAGCTAATGAAATTGTAGGAAACCAAGTAAAAAAAGCTGTAGAAGGTTTATCTGATGAACAACTTAAACAAGTTGTTATTGCTTATGAGCCAATCTGGGCAATTGGGACTGGTAAATCATCAACTTCTGAAGATGCTAATGAAATGTGCGTACATGTGCGTCAAACATTAGCTAAATTATCTAGCCAAGATGTTGCAGATGCGACTCGTATTCAATACGGTGGTAGTGTTAAACCTAATAACATCAAAGAGTACATGGCTCAATCAGACATTGATGGCGCATTAGTAGGTGGCGCTTCATTAAAAGTTGAAGATTTCGTACAGTTATTGGAAGGTGCAAAATAA
- the smpB gene encoding SsrA-binding protein SmpB: protein MAKKKSKSPGTLAENRKVRHDYNIEDTIEAGIALRGTEIKSIRRGSANLKDSFAQVRRGEMYLNNMHIAPYKEGNRFNHDPLRTRKLLLHKKEIQKLGERTREIGYSIIPLKLYLKHGQCKVLLGVARGKKKYDKRQALKEKAVKRDIDRAVKARY from the coding sequence ATGGCTAAGAAAAAATCAAAATCACCAGGTACATTAGCTGAAAATCGTAAAGTAAGACACGATTATAATATAGAAGATACGATTGAAGCAGGAATTGCTTTACGTGGTACTGAAATTAAATCCATACGTCGTGGTAGTGCCAATTTAAAGGATAGCTTTGCGCAAGTGAGACGAGGCGAAATGTACCTGAATAATATGCATATTGCTCCATATAAAGAAGGGAATCGCTTTAATCATGATCCTTTACGTACACGCAAATTACTCTTGCATAAAAAGGAAATTCAAAAATTAGGTGAACGTACACGAGAAATAGGGTATTCTATTATTCCGTTGAAATTATATTTAAAACATGGTCAATGTAAAGTCTTACTAGGCGTTGCTAGAGGTAAAAAGAAATATGATAAACGTCAAGCGCTTAAAGAAAAAGCGGTAAAACGTGATATTGATCGTGCGGTAAAAGCCCGTTATTAA
- a CDS encoding sugar-binding transcriptional regulator, which translates to MKDLIKVQQKLIPDLVDKMYRRFYILTTISQNQPVGRRSLSEHMDMTERVLRSETDMLKKQELISVKPTGMEITREGTEVLSQLSDYFNVYTDDHKMARAIKDKYHIKDVHVIPGDSDTSQPVKREIGQQAGQLLESILYEDAIVSVTGGSTMAYVSESIHLLPFNVFFVPARGGLGENVVYQANTISSSMAQQAGGYYTTLYVPDNVSESTYDTLMLEPSVMHTLDKIKQANVTVHGIGDALKMAYRRQSPQDVIDKLQHHQAVGEAFGYYFDAQGHIVHKVKTIGLQLEDLMSKDFIFAVAGGRSKGEAIKAYLSIAPENTVLITDEAAAKVILQQ; encoded by the coding sequence GTGAAAGACTTAATCAAAGTTCAACAAAAGCTCATACCAGACCTCGTTGATAAGATGTATAGACGCTTTTATATTTTAACTACTATCTCGCAAAATCAACCAGTGGGAAGACGAAGTTTAAGTGAACATATGGACATGACTGAGAGGGTTTTGAGATCTGAAACAGATATGTTAAAGAAACAAGAGTTAATCAGCGTAAAACCCACAGGCATGGAAATTACACGTGAAGGCACTGAAGTATTGTCGCAATTGAGTGATTACTTCAATGTTTATACTGATGATCACAAAATGGCAAGAGCCATTAAAGACAAATATCATATTAAAGATGTACATGTTATTCCGGGTGATTCTGATACGAGTCAACCGGTCAAAAGAGAAATTGGTCAACAAGCTGGACAATTATTAGAAAGCATACTTTACGAAGATGCTATTGTGTCAGTAACAGGTGGTTCGACAATGGCTTATGTCAGTGAATCAATTCATTTGTTGCCCTTCAATGTATTTTTTGTACCAGCTAGAGGTGGACTAGGTGAGAACGTAGTTTACCAAGCTAATACAATTTCTTCTAGCATGGCTCAACAAGCTGGTGGTTATTATACAACATTATATGTACCAGATAATGTTAGCGAATCTACATATGATACGTTAATGTTAGAGCCATCGGTTATGCACACTCTAGATAAAATTAAACAAGCGAATGTTACAGTACACGGCATTGGTGATGCGCTGAAGATGGCGTATAGACGTCAGTCACCTCAAGATGTGATTGATAAACTTCAACATCATCAAGCCGTTGGAGAAGCTTTTGGATATTATTTTGATGCTCAAGGTCATATTGTTCATAAAGTTAAGACTATTGGACTACAACTTGAAGACCTTATGAGTAAAGATTTTATCTTTGCGGTAGCAGGCGGTCGGTCTAAAGGAGAAGCTATTAAGGCGTATCTTTCCATCGCCCCAGAAAATACTGTTTTAATAACAGATGAAGCCGCAGCAAAAGTTATTTTACAGCAGTAA
- the gap gene encoding type I glyceraldehyde-3-phosphate dehydrogenase: protein MAIKVAINGFGRIGRLAFRRIQDVEGLEVVAVNDLTDDDMLAHLLKYDTMQGRFTGEVEVIEGGFRVNGKEIKSFDEPDAGKLPWGDLDIDVVLECTGFYTDKEKAQAHIDAGAKKVLISAPAKGDVKTIVFNTNHDILDGSETVVSGASCTTNSLAPVAKVLSDEFGLVEGFMTTIHAYTGDQNTQDAPHRKGDKRRARAAAENIIPNSTGAAKAIGKVIPEIDGKLDGGAQRVPVATGSLTELTVVLDKQDVTVDQVNSAMKQASDESFGYTEDEIVSSDIVGMTYGSLFDATQTRVMTIGDRQLVKVAAWYDNEMSYTAQLVRTLAHLAELSK from the coding sequence ATGGCAATTAAAGTAGCAATTAATGGTTTTGGTAGAATTGGTCGTTTAGCATTCAGAAGAATTCAAGATGTAGAAGGTCTTGAAGTAGTTGCAGTTAACGACTTAACAGACGACGATATGTTAGCGCATTTATTAAAATATGATACTATGCAAGGTCGTTTCACTGGAGAAGTTGAAGTCATCGAAGGTGGATTCCGTGTAAATGGTAAAGAAATCAAATCATTCGATGAACCAGATGCAGGTAAATTACCTTGGGGCGATTTAGATATCGACGTAGTATTAGAATGTACTGGTTTCTACACTGATAAAGAAAAAGCACAAGCTCACATCGATGCAGGTGCTAAAAAAGTATTAATCTCAGCTCCAGCTAAAGGTGATGTAAAAACAATCGTATTCAACACTAACCATGACATATTAGATGGTTCAGAAACAGTTGTATCAGGTGCTTCTTGTACAACTAACTCACTAGCACCAGTTGCAAAAGTTTTAAGTGATGAATTTGGTTTAGTTGAAGGTTTCATGACAACAATTCACGCTTATACTGGTGACCAAAATACACAAGACGCTCCTCACAGAAAAGGTGACAAACGTCGTGCTCGTGCAGCAGCAGAAAATATTATTCCTAACTCAACAGGTGCTGCTAAAGCAATCGGTAAAGTTATTCCAGAAATTGATGGTAAATTAGACGGTGGAGCTCAACGTGTTCCAGTTGCTACTGGTTCTTTGACTGAATTAACTGTAGTATTAGACAAACAAGATGTTACAGTTGACCAAGTTAACAGCGCTATGAAACAAGCTTCAGACGAATCATTCGGTTACACTGAAGATGAAATCGTATCTTCTGATATCGTAGGTATGACTTATGGTTCATTATTCGATGCGACACAAACTCGTGTAATGACTATTGGTGACCGTCAATTAGTAAAAGTTGCAGCTTGGTACGATAATGAAATGTCTTACACAGCTCAATTAGTACGTACATTAGCTCACTTAGCTGAACTTTCTAAATAA
- the gpmI gene encoding 2,3-bisphosphoglycerate-independent phosphoglycerate mutase, which translates to MAKQPTALIILDGFANRESEHGNAVKQAHKPNFDRYCEKYPTTQIEASGLDVGLPEGQMGNSEVGHMNIGAGRVVYQSLTRINKSIEDGDFFKNDVLNNAVKHVKDHSSALQVFGLLSDGGVHSHYKHLFAILDLAKKQGVDKVFVHAFLDGRDVDQKSALKYIEETEAKFEELGVGQFASVSGRYYAMDRDKRWDREQRAYNAIRNFEGPSYASAKEGVEANYKNDVTDEFVEPFIVEGQNNGVNDGDAVVFYNFRPDRATQLSEIFTNKAFDGFEVEQVNDLYYVTFTKYNDNVDAEIAFEKVDLNNTIGEVAQNNHLKQLRIAETEKYPHVTYFMSGGRNEEFEGERRRLIDSPKVATYDLKPEMSAYEVKDALLEELDKGDLDLILLNFANPDMVGHSGMLEPTIKAIEAVDECLEEVVDKIIAMGGHAIITADHGNSDQVLTDDDQPMTTHTTNPVPVIVTKEGVTLRETGRLGDLAPTLLDLLNVEQPSEMTGESLINH; encoded by the coding sequence ATGGCTAAACAACCAACTGCCTTAATCATTTTAGATGGATTTGCAAATCGTGAAAGTGAACACGGTAATGCTGTTAAACAGGCACATAAACCAAATTTTGATCGTTATTGTGAGAAATATCCAACAACTCAAATCGAAGCAAGTGGCTTAGATGTCGGATTGCCGGAAGGTCAAATGGGTAACTCAGAAGTTGGTCATATGAATATTGGTGCTGGACGTGTTGTATATCAAAGTTTAACGCGTATTAATAAATCAATTGAAGATGGTGACTTCTTTAAAAATGACGTGTTAAATAATGCTGTTAAACATGTTAAGGATCATTCATCAGCATTACAAGTGTTTGGTTTATTGTCTGATGGCGGTGTTCACAGCCACTATAAACATTTATTTGCAATCTTAGATTTAGCTAAAAAACAAGGTGTAGATAAAGTTTTCGTTCACGCTTTCTTAGATGGTCGTGACGTTGACCAAAAATCAGCACTTAAATATATCGAAGAAACTGAAGCTAAATTTGAAGAATTAGGTGTAGGTCAATTCGCTTCAGTATCAGGACGTTATTATGCGATGGACCGTGATAAACGTTGGGATCGTGAACAACGTGCTTACAACGCAATTCGTAATTTTGAAGGCCCATCATATGCTTCTGCTAAAGAAGGTGTTGAAGCTAATTATAAAAATGATGTCACTGACGAATTCGTTGAACCATTTATTGTTGAAGGTCAAAATAATGGTGTCAATGATGGCGACGCAGTTGTATTCTATAATTTCCGTCCAGATAGAGCTACACAACTTTCTGAAATCTTTACTAACAAAGCGTTTGATGGTTTCGAAGTTGAGCAAGTTAATGATTTATACTATGTAACGTTTACTAAATACAATGATAATGTAGATGCTGAAATTGCATTTGAAAAAGTTGATTTAAATAATACAATCGGTGAGGTTGCTCAAAACAATCATTTAAAACAACTACGTATTGCTGAAACTGAAAAATATCCTCATGTCACTTACTTTATGAGTGGCGGTCGTAACGAGGAATTTGAAGGAGAACGTCGTCGATTAATTGATTCTCCTAAAGTAGCTACGTATGACTTAAAACCAGAAATGAGTGCTTATGAAGTTAAAGATGCACTTCTTGAAGAGTTAGACAAAGGTGACTTAGATTTAATCCTATTAAACTTCGCTAACCCTGATATGGTTGGTCATAGTGGTATGTTAGAACCTACAATTAAAGCTATTGAAGCGGTAGATGAATGTCTAGAAGAAGTTGTTGATAAAATTATTGCTATGGGTGGTCATGCGATTATCACTGCAGACCATGGTAACTCAGACCAAGTCTTAACGGATGATGATCAACCAATGACTACACATACAACAAATCCAGTACCAGTTATCGTTACAAAAGAAGGTGTAACGTTAAGAGAAACTGGACGTTTAGGTGACTTGGCTCCAACATTATTAGATTTATTAAATGTTGAACAACCGTCAGAAATGACTGGTGAATCATTAATCAATCATTAA
- the eno gene encoding surface-displayed alpha-enolase, whose protein sequence is MPIITDVYAREVLDSRGNPTVEVEVLTESGAFGRALVPSGASTGEHEAVELRDGDKLRYLGKGVTKAVENVNEIIAPEIVEGEFSVLDQVSIDKMMIQLDGTDNKGKLGANAILGVSIAVARAAADLLGQPLYKYLGGFNGKQLPVPMMNIVNGGSHSDAPIAFQEFMILPVGAESFKESLRWGAEIFHNLKSILSKRGLETAVGDEGGFAPRFEGTEDAVETIIKAIEKAGYKPGEDVFLGFDCASSEFYENGVYDYTKFEGEHGAKRSAAEQVDYLEELIGKYPIITIEDGMDENDWEGWKQLTDRIGDKVQLVGDDLFVTNTEILSKGIEQGIGNSILIKVNQIGTLTETFDAIEMAQKAGYTAVVSHRSGETEDTTIADIAVATNAGQIKTGSLSRTDRIAKYNQLLRIEDELYETAKFEGIKSFYNLDK, encoded by the coding sequence ATGCCAATTATTACAGATGTTTACGCTCGCGAAGTCTTAGATTCACGTGGTAATCCAACAGTTGAAGTTGAAGTTTTAACTGAAAGCGGTGCTTTCGGACGTGCTTTAGTACCATCAGGCGCTTCTACTGGTGAACACGAAGCAGTTGAATTACGTGATGGAGATAAATTACGTTATTTGGGTAAAGGTGTAACTAAAGCAGTAGAAAATGTTAACGAAATTATTGCACCTGAAATTGTTGAAGGTGAATTTTCAGTACTAGATCAAGTATCTATTGACAAAATGATGATTCAATTAGACGGTACTGATAACAAAGGTAAATTAGGTGCAAATGCTATTTTAGGTGTTTCTATCGCAGTAGCACGTGCAGCAGCTGACTTATTAGGTCAACCTTTATACAAATATTTAGGTGGATTCAACGGTAAACAATTACCAGTACCTATGATGAACATCGTAAATGGTGGATCTCATTCAGATGCACCAATCGCTTTCCAAGAATTCATGATTTTACCTGTAGGTGCAGAATCATTTAAAGAATCATTACGTTGGGGTGCAGAAATCTTCCATAATCTTAAATCAATCCTTAGTAAACGCGGTTTAGAAACTGCAGTAGGTGACGAAGGTGGTTTCGCTCCTAGATTTGAAGGTACTGAAGATGCGGTTGAAACAATTATCAAAGCAATCGAAAAAGCCGGATACAAACCAGGTGAAGATGTATTCTTAGGATTTGACTGTGCTTCTTCTGAATTCTATGAAAACGGTGTTTATGATTACACTAAATTCGAAGGTGAACACGGTGCTAAACGTAGCGCAGCAGAACAAGTTGACTACTTAGAAGAATTAATTGGTAAATATCCAATCATTACTATTGAAGATGGTATGGATGAAAACGATTGGGAAGGTTGGAAACAATTAACTGATCGTATCGGTGATAAAGTTCAATTAGTTGGCGATGATTTATTCGTAACTAACACTGAAATTTTATCTAAAGGTATCGAACAAGGTATTGGTAACTCAATCTTAATCAAAGTAAACCAAATTGGTACATTAACTGAAACATTCGATGCTATCGAAATGGCTCAAAAAGCTGGATACACTGCTGTTGTATCACACCGTTCTGGTGAAACTGAAGATACTACAATTGCTGATATTGCAGTGGCTACTAATGCAGGTCAAATTAAAACTGGTTCATTATCAAGAACTGACCGTATTGCTAAATACAATCAATTATTACGTATCGAAGATGAATTATACGAAACAGCTAAATTTGAAGGAATTAAATCTTTCTACAATTTAGACAAATAA